The proteins below are encoded in one region of Brassica napus cultivar Da-Ae chromosome A6, Da-Ae, whole genome shotgun sequence:
- the LOC106346287 gene encoding transcription factor bHLH149 — MVDSLFPSTEATVDDASPESRRKRRRISETAKETAESSEINQESLKRWRTNRVQQIYASKLVEALRRVRQRSNDGGKITSAAREIRDTADRVLAASARGTTRWSRAVLATRVRASLKKHKKAKLTGARKPRKDTAAERKRSKLPAVERKLKILGRLVPGCRKVTVPNLLDEATDYIAALEMQVRAMESLAELLAAAAPRSTLTRP, encoded by the coding sequence ATGGTGGATTCTCTGTTTCCAAGCACCGAAGCAACCGTTGACGACGCCTCTCCGGAGTCAAGACGGAAGAGGCGGAGGATATCAGAGACGGCGAAGGAGACGGCAGAGTCATCAGAGATCAACCAAGAAAGCTTGAAGAGATGGAGAACCAATCGTGTGCAGCAGATCTACGCCTCCAAGCTCGTCGAAGCTCTGCGCCGAGTTCGTCAGAGATCCAACGACGGCGGTAAAATCACCTCCGCCGCGCGAGAGATACGCGACACGGCGGACCGAGTTCTCGCCGCGTCGGCTCGCGGCACGACGCGGTGGAGCAGGGCGGTCTTGGCCACTCGCGTCCGAGCGAGTCTGAAGAAGCACAAGAAGGCGAAGTTAACCGGAGCTCGCAAACCGAGAAAAGACACCGCGGCGGAGAGGAAGCGGAGTAAACTGCCGGCGGTTGAGAGAAAGCTGAAGATTCTCGGGAGGTTGGTTCCCGGTTGCCGGAAAGTCACCGTGCCGAACCTTTTGGACGAAGCGACCGATTACATCGCGGCTCTAGAGATGCAGGTCCGAGCCATGGAGTCTCTTGCAGAACTCCTAGCAGCCGCCGCGCCACGGTCGACGTTGACCCGACCGTAA
- the LOC106346288 gene encoding nicotianamine synthase 3 — MDCQEEQLVNTICDLYEKISKLESLKPSEDVNILFSQLVSTCIPPNPNIDVTKMCDTVQETRQKLIKICGEAEGHLEHHFSSILTSFEDNPLHHLNLFPYYNNYIKLGKLEYDLLTQNLNGLVPRNVAFIGSGPLPLTSIVLASSHLKETVFHNFDIDPSANSLASLLVSSDPDISQRMFFHTVDIMNVTESLKSFDVVFLAALVGMNKEDKVRVIEHLQKHMAPGAVLMLRSAHGPRAFLYPIVEPCDLQGFEVLSIYHPTDDVINSVVISKKLPVVSNGSVVGGPSCLLMPCNCSKIHAIMNKKKKMMIEELEASREEQFS; from the coding sequence ATGGATTGCCAAGAGGAGCAACTGGTGAACACAATTTGCGATCTCTACGAAAAGATCTCAAAGCTCGAGAGTCTAAAACCATCCGAAGATGTCAACATTCTCTTCAGCCAGCTCGTTTCCACATGCATCCCACCCAACCCTAACATCGACGTCACCAAGATGTGTGACACAGTCCAAGAGACTCGACAAAAGCTCATCAAGATCTGTGGCGAAGCCGAAGGTCACCTAGAACATCATTTCTCTTCGATCTTGACGTCTTTTGAAGACAACCCACTTCACCATTTAAACCTTTTCCCTTATTACAATAACTATATAAAACTCGGGAAGCTCGAATACGATCTCCTCACACAAAACCTAAACGGTCTTGTCCCAAGGAATGTTGCTTTCATTGGATCTGGTCCTCTTCCTCTCACTTCCATCGTTCTTGCTTCATCCCATCTCAAAGAGACAGTCTTCCACAACTTTGACATCGACCCGTCAGCGAACTCGCTCGCCTCTCTTCTGGTCTCTTCTGATCCAGACATCTCTCAACGCATGTTCTTCCACACCGTTGATATTATGAACGTGACGGAGAGCTTGAAGAGCTTCGACGTCGTGTTTCTAGCAGCGCTTGTTGGGATGAACAAGGAGGATAAAGTTAGAGTGATCgagcatcttcagaaacacaTGGCTCCTGGTGCTGTCCTCATGCTGAGGAGTGCTCATGGCCCGAGAGCATTTCTTTATCCGATCGTTGAGCCGTGTGATCTCCAAGGATTCGAGGTTTTGTCTATCTATCATCCGACGGATGATGTTATCAACTCCGTGGTGATCTCGAAAAAGCTCCCTGTTGTCTCAAATGGGAGTGTTGTTGGTGGACCATCGTGCTTGCTCATGCCTTGTAACTGCTCCAAAATCCATGCTATaatgaacaagaagaagaaaatgatgatcGAGGAGTTGGAAGCCAGCAGGGAagaacaattttcttaa